Part of the Sphingomonadaceae bacterium OTU29LAMAA1 genome, AACGGACGCAATATCAAGCTGAAGGGGGTCGCGATCCACGCCGATGGCGGGCCGTTCGGCATGGCGGTGCCGCTCGCCGTCTACGAACGTCGGTTGCGCGGATTGCAGGCGCTCGGCGTCAATGCGATCCGCACCGCGCACCATCCCTTCTCGCCGGAATTCCTCGACCTGTGCGACCGGCTGGGACTGGTCGTCATGGACGAGGCGCTCGATATGTGGACGGTCGCGAAGAACCCGCAGGATTATCACCTGTTCTTCACCGACTGGTCGTCGATCGACGCGCGCGATTTCGTCCGTCGCGATCGCAATCATCCCAGCGTGGTGATCTGGTCGATCGGCAACGAGATCCACGACACGCCCTATCCGCTGGTCGCGCAATCGATCATCACCCGGCTGAAGACGATCTTCCATGCCGAAGATCCGACGCGGCCGGTGACGATGGCGCTGTTTCGCCCCAACACGACGCGTGATTACCAGAACGGCACCGCCGACCTGCTCGACGTGGTCGGCCAGAACTACCGCGAGACCGAACTGGCCAAAGCACATGCGGACAAGCCGTCGCGCGCGATCGTCGGAACCGAGAACAGCAAGAACCGCGGCAGCTGGCTCGTGGTGCGCGACGACCCTGCCTATGCGGGCATGTTCCTATGGACCGGCGTCGACTACCTCGGCGAGGCGGACCGGATCGGCTGGCCCGCGATCAGCAATCCCTCGGGCCTTGTCGACCGGGTCGACGGCGTCAAGCCGATCGGCTGGGAACGCGCCAGCTGGTGGGCGGAGACGCCGATGGTCAAGCTCGCGCGGCGGGTGACCGAGGTGATCGACGTCAGCGAGATGCCGACGATGGTCGGAATCGCCGTGCCGCAGCCCAGGGGGCCGGGCGCGCTCGCCGACTGGTCGCCGACCGATCGCCAGCCGCATGCCGAGACGGTCGAGGTCTATGCGAACGTCGATACGGTCGACCTGTTGCTCAACGGCCGATCGCTGGGCCGCAAGCCGCGCAACGCAGACGATTCCGCCATCACCTGGTCGGTGCCGTTCGCGTCCGGGGAACTTCGCGCGATCGGCTATCGCGGCGGGCGCAAGGTCGCCGAAGACGTGCTGCGCACCGCCGGGCCGGCGACCGCGCTGCGGCTGGTCGCGGAACGCGGCGACGTCGGGTCGGGCTTCGACGACGTCGCGGCGGTACGCATCGAGGTGGTCGACGCGCGCGGCGTGATCGTGCCGACCGCGACCGATGCGGTGTCGCTGGCGGTGACCGGCGCGGGCACGCTGGCGGCCTTCGACAACGGCAGCATCACCGATCACACCCCCTTCTCCGCCACCACGCGACAGGTGGTGGGTGGCAAGGCCGTCGCGTTCCTGCGCGGTCGTGGTGCCGGCGCGCTGACGCTGACCGCCCGGGCGGAAGGCCTGACGACGGCGACACTCGTCAGGACGAGCCGGCGCTAGGCCTGAAATGGACGTTTCGCATGGGATGTTGCGCGATGGTCACACTCGCCGACAAACCATGTGCGAAACGATCTGGATACCGTGCGCATCCCATATCGTGGTAGACCGCGGCAAATGATGGCTTGACCCTGCCCGTCCGGTGCCTAGCGTCGCTTGCGAACACGCCAAGAAGTCGGACCTGATCCGATCGGCAGCACAGGAGAGGCAAGGCTATGCACGTCAATCGTCTGGGACGTATCTGCGGCACCACATCGTTCATCGCGTTGACGATCGGCCTGACGGCGACGCCCGCCGTCGCGCAGACCGCAACCGCGCCCGAACAGCAGCAGAGCCAGACGCCGTCCGCCGATTCCACCGCGACCGCA contains:
- a CDS encoding DUF4982 domain-containing protein encodes the protein MHWAKIIAAACVLLGLASGSAVAQPIGTQAFDHDWRFNRGDVNGAEQPAFVDSRWQAVDLPHDWAIAGPFDEHAAATGSGAFLPTGVAWYRKHFTSPSGAAGKRVFVEFDGVMERSGVWINGHHVGHRPNGYASFRYEITPHLAAAGGANVIAVRADTSAQPASRWYAGGGIYRHVRLIVTGDVHAEAWGTQVRVTTPDARNAGFTIVSDVINQSAAPAQARLEAIVSTPDGRELPLVSGSTVTLPAGRTIALSLTGSIADPRRWDIRDPAMHSALVRVRAADGTILYEERVPFGVRDARFVPASGFWLNGRNIKLKGVAIHADGGPFGMAVPLAVYERRLRGLQALGVNAIRTAHHPFSPEFLDLCDRLGLVVMDEALDMWTVAKNPQDYHLFFTDWSSIDARDFVRRDRNHPSVVIWSIGNEIHDTPYPLVAQSIITRLKTIFHAEDPTRPVTMALFRPNTTRDYQNGTADLLDVVGQNYRETELAKAHADKPSRAIVGTENSKNRGSWLVVRDDPAYAGMFLWTGVDYLGEADRIGWPAISNPSGLVDRVDGVKPIGWERASWWAETPMVKLARRVTEVIDVSEMPTMVGIAVPQPRGPGALADWSPTDRQPHAETVEVYANVDTVDLLLNGRSLGRKPRNADDSAITWSVPFASGELRAIGYRGGRKVAEDVLRTAGPATALRLVAERGDVGSGFDDVAAVRIEVVDARGVIVPTATDAVSLAVTGAGTLAAFDNGSITDHTPFSATTRQVVGGKAVAFLRGRGAGALTLTARAEGLTTATLVRTSRR